The following proteins come from a genomic window of Salvia hispanica cultivar TCC Black 2014 chromosome 4, UniMelb_Shisp_WGS_1.0, whole genome shotgun sequence:
- the LOC125218944 gene encoding probable LRR receptor-like serine/threonine-protein kinase At3g47570, which yields MSMANLMTFLPLSLFFFLTLLPPTTCSTNQTDQLSLLAIKSSLQDPQGALSSWNQTLPLCSWRGIQCRDNRVVALTLPSLGLVGSLSPHIGNLSLLTNITLRDNSFRGPIPPQITLLTNLQLLDIRNNSFTGEIPKNIYNCTSLVRLDFTLNSLSGAIPNELGLLPKLEIISFSRNHFSGLIPSSIGNITTLQRLSLGSCNFSGEIPESLGRLPGLEFLQLSENNLTGSIPHALFNISSIIYFDVSVNSLEGVIPSIDVTLPNIAVLLLEGNLFSGPIPSFISNASLIEWIVLSTNQFTGPIPNLERLPLIQDFFLHSNLIEDDMSFISSLTNSTKLERFDVSENMLSGSLPESLANLSVLVNMFDIHKNQIHGSIPLGIGNLVNLDVVDLSNNLLDGQIPVSMSKLSKLHNLFMGRNGFRGELPSLFGNMTLLSRIQLNGNELSGNVPSSLGSFSSLLELDLSGNKFTGLIPREIMRLSSLSIVLNLSHNALEGSIPSEVGSLRNLAALDLSSNRLSGVIPTSLSSCVSLQRLYLDENLLQGEIPAGMSSLMGLLELDLSRNNLSGSIPSFLENLKLEKLNLSFNRLQGEVPSRGVFTNLSSISLDGNQGFCGGIEELKFPTCKGVESSKAKLSTLWKILIPIMVIGGLCIVILVFLKCKKTKESPRPIVSSEDAIGGQLLRLSYADLLKATNGFSESNMVGSGKFGSVYKAVLDDEKGIVVAVKVLNLDVRGASKTFMAECRALGGIRHRNLVKLVSVCDGVDFKGNDFKALVYEFKVNGSLDKWLHNNKEESGEDLKSLSIIQRLNIALDIAHGIKYLHFGSGSSIIHGDLKPSNILLDHDMVACVGDFGLAKIASNILSSTYESNTSSFGIKGTLGYVPPEYGTFGSISMQGDVYSFGIILLEMFTNKRPTNDLFGGEVNLHKYVSSALSHGLMDIIDPQLEIGGLKMEFIGRILSIGVSCSKENPIDRMPITLVENELADILAQLQPFSLDVCELN from the exons ATGAGCATGGCAAACTTGATGACATTTCTTCCTCTAtcactcttcttcttcctcaccCTTCTTCCACCTACAACATGTTCCACCAACCAAACAGACCAACTCTCACTACTAGCCATCAAATCCAGCCTCCAAGATCCACAAGGAGCTCTCTCTTCATGGAACCAAACACTCCCCTTATGCAGCTGGAGAGGCATCCAATGCCGCGACAACAGAGTCGTCGCCTTAACCTTGCCCTCTCTAGGCCTCGTCGGAAGCCTCTCCCCGCACATAGGTAACCTCTCTCTTCTCACCAATATCACCCTCAGAGATAACTCTTTCCGCGGCCCAATCCCTCCACAAATCACTCTCCTAACCAACCTTCAGCTTCTTGATATAAGAAACAACTCCTTCACAGgtgaaataccaaaaaatatctACAACTGCACCAGTCTCGTGCGGCTTGATTTCACATTGAATTCTCTTTCCGGAGCCATACCTAATGAATTAGGCCTCTTGCCAAAACTCGAAATAATATCCTTTTCAAGAAACCACTTTTCCGGGCTTATCCCTTCCTCCATTGGTAACATAACTACCCTCCAAAGGCTGTCTTTAGGATCATGCAATTTCTCCGGGGAGATTCCCGAGTCACTCGGCCGCCTCCCCGGccttgaatttcttcaattgaGTGAAAATAACCTCACTGGTAGCATTCCTCATGCTCTGTTTAACATATctagtattatatattttgatgtcTCTGTTAATAGTCTTGAAGGAGTTATTCCTAGTATTGATGTCACACTTCCTAACATTGCTGTTTTACTTCTTGAGGGAAACTTATTTAGTGGGCCCATCCCtagtttcatttctaatgctTCCCTGATTGAGTGGATTGTGTTGTCCACTAATCAATTCACTGGACCCATACCAAACCTTGAGAGGCTTCCCTTAATTCAAGATTTCTTTTTACATTCAAACTTGATTGAAGATGACATGAGCTTCATTTCATCACTGACAAATTCAACCAAGTTAGAGCGTTTCGATGTTAGTGAGAACATGTTGAGTGGTTCTTTGCCGGAATCCTTAGCCAATTTGTCTGTTCTTGTGAATATGTTTGACATACACAAGAATCAGATACATGGAAGCATTCCTTTAGGAATTGGAAATCTTGTCAATCTTGATGTGGTTGATCTGTCTAACAATCTTCTCGATGGCCAAATTCCCGTGTCAATGTCAAAGCTCTCGAAGTTGCATAACCTTTTTATGGGAAGGAATGGATTTCGAGGCGAACTGCCATCGTTGTTTGGAAACATGACTCTTTTGAGTCGAATCCAGCTGAATGGGAATGAGCTTTCTGGAAATGTGCCTTCTAGTCTTGGCAGCTTCTCCAGCTTGCTAGAGTTAGACCTCTCGGGAAACAAGTTCACTGGTTTGATCCCTCGAGAAATCATGAGACTTTCGTCTCTTTCCATTGTGCTTAATCTTTCTCACAATGCGCTTGAGGGCTCTATTCCAAGTGAAGTTGGCTCTTTGAGAAATCTCGCGGCTTTGGACTTGTCTAGCAATAGACTGTCGGGAGTGATTCCCACCTCTTTGAGTAGTTGCGTTAGCTTGCAACGCCTCTACCTCGATGAGAATCTTCTTCAAGGTGAGATTCCTGCAGGAATGAGTTCTTTGATGGGCTTGCTAGAGTTGGATCTTTCGCGGAACAATCTGTCTGGATCAATTCCCTCGTTTTTGGAGAATTTGAAGCTTGAGAAGCTCAACTTGTCCTTCAATAGGCTACAAGGAGAAGTTCCATCAAGAGGAGTTTTTACGAACTTAAGTTCAATTTCTCTTGATGGAAACCAAGGTTTTTGTGGCGGAATTGAAGAGTTAAAGTTCCCTACATGCAAAGGAGTCGAATCTTCCAAGGCAAAACTGTCTACTTTGTGGAAGATCTTGATCCCTATAATGGTTATTGGAGGATTGTGTATTGTGATTCTAGTATTTCTCAAGtgcaagaaaacaaaagaaagtCCTCGTCCCATTGTTTCATCGGAGGATGCTATCGGTGGCCAGCTATTGAGGCTTTCTTATGCAGATCTCCTCAAAGCAACAAATGGATTCTCTGAGAGTAACATGGTTGGTTCTGGGAAATTCGGGTCGGTTTACAAAGCTGTTCTCGATGATGAGAAAGGCATAGTTGTAGCAGTCAAAGTGCTTAATCTTGATGTCAGAGGGGCCTCAAAGACATTCATGGCAGAGTGTAGAGCATTGGGAGGCATAAGGCATAGGAATTTGGTGAAACTTGTAAGTGTATGTGATGGTGTAGACTTCAAAGGCAATGATTTCAAAGCATTGGTGTATGAATTCAAAGTCAACGGGAGTCTAGACAAATGGCTTCACAACAATAAGGAAGAAAGTGGTGAAGATTTGAAGAGTCTTAGCATAATACAGAGGCTTAACATTGCCTTAGATATTGCTCATGGGATTAAATACCTTCACTTTGGTAGTGGCTCGTCTATTATCCATGGTGATTTGAAGCCGAGCAACATTCTCTTAGATCATGACATGGTTGCTTGTGTTGGGGATTTCGGATTAGCTAAGATTGCCTCAAACATACTTTCTTCGACGTATGAAAGCAACACGAGTTCCTTTGGGATCAAGGGTACCTTAGGCTATGTCCCTCCAG AATATGGCACGTTTGGCTCGATTTCTATGCAAGGGGATGTGTATAGTTTCGGGATCATCCTTCTAGAGATGTTCACAAATAAAAGACCAACAAATGATTTGTTTGGTGGTGAGGTAAATCTCCACAAATATGTGAGCTCTGCTTTATCACATGGGTTAATGGATATAATTGATCCACAATTAGAGATAGGAGGTTTGAAGATGGAGTTTATTGGTAGGATTTTGAGTATTGGAGTGTCATGCTCAAAGGAGAATCCAATAGATAGAATGCCAATTACTCTTGTTGAAAACGAGTTGGCTGACATTCTAGCTCAACTACAACCTTTTTCTTTGGATGTGTGTGAACTAAATTAG